A portion of the Clostridium gelidum genome contains these proteins:
- a CDS encoding glycine--tRNA ligase has translation MAVEKTMDKIVALCKNRGFVFPGSDIYGGLANSWDYGPLGVEFKNNVKKAWWKKFVQESPYNVGLDSAILMNSQVWVASGHVGGFSDPLMDCKECKARFRADKIVEDHMTENGAEVASADGWTNEQLKEYIESNNIACPKCGKMNYTDIRKFNLMYKTFQGVTEDSKSEIYLRPETAQGIFVNFKAVQRTSRKKVPFGIAQVGKSFRNEITPGNFIFRIREFEQMELEFFCKPGTDLEWHKYWKDYCWNFLLNLSIKPESLRMRDHGEEELSFYSNATSDIEYLFPFGWGELWGIADRTDYDLTKHQEHSGQDLSYLDQTTNEKYIPYVIEPSLGADRVTLALLVEAYDEEELEDGDVRTVMHLHPTLAPFKAAILPLSKKLSEKALDVYSELSKKFNVDFDETGSIGKRYRRQDEIGTPYCITIDFDTVEDGAVTIRDRDTMKQERIKISELESYIQKSLEF, from the coding sequence ATGGCAGTAGAAAAAACAATGGATAAGATTGTAGCACTTTGCAAAAATAGAGGATTTGTATTCCCTGGCTCAGACATATACGGAGGGCTAGCTAATTCATGGGATTATGGCCCTTTGGGTGTAGAATTTAAAAATAATGTAAAAAAGGCATGGTGGAAGAAGTTTGTTCAAGAAAGTCCTTATAACGTTGGATTAGATTCTGCAATTTTAATGAATAGTCAAGTTTGGGTTGCATCAGGACACGTTGGTGGATTTTCAGATCCATTAATGGATTGTAAAGAATGTAAGGCAAGATTTAGAGCTGATAAGATAGTTGAAGATCATATGACAGAAAATGGTGCAGAAGTAGCTAGCGCTGATGGATGGACTAATGAACAATTAAAAGAATATATTGAAAGTAATAATATAGCTTGTCCTAAATGCGGAAAGATGAACTATACAGATATAAGAAAGTTTAATCTTATGTATAAGACTTTTCAAGGTGTTACTGAAGATAGTAAGTCAGAAATCTATTTAAGACCGGAAACAGCACAAGGTATATTTGTAAATTTTAAGGCAGTGCAAAGAACTTCAAGAAAAAAAGTGCCATTTGGTATAGCTCAAGTAGGTAAATCTTTTAGAAATGAAATTACTCCTGGAAATTTTATATTTAGAATAAGAGAATTTGAACAAATGGAGTTAGAATTCTTCTGCAAGCCAGGAACTGATTTGGAATGGCACAAATATTGGAAGGATTATTGCTGGAATTTCTTACTTAACTTAAGTATAAAGCCAGAAAGCTTAAGAATGAGAGATCATGGTGAAGAAGAATTATCATTTTATTCAAATGCAACTTCTGATATAGAATACTTATTCCCATTTGGATGGGGTGAACTTTGGGGTATAGCAGATAGAACTGACTATGATTTAACTAAACATCAAGAACATTCAGGGCAAGATTTAAGCTACTTAGATCAAACAACTAATGAAAAATATATACCATATGTTATAGAGCCATCCCTAGGTGCTGATAGAGTTACTTTAGCATTATTAGTTGAAGCTTATGATGAAGAGGAATTAGAAGATGGAGATGTTAGAACAGTAATGCACTTACATCCTACATTAGCTCCATTTAAAGCAGCTATATTACCTCTTTCTAAAAAGCTTTCAGAAAAAGCTTTAGATGTTTATTCAGAATTAAGCAAAAAATTCAATGTTGATTTTGATGAAACAGGAAGTATAGGGAAGAGATACAGAAGACAAGATGAAATAGGAACTCCTTATTGTATAACAATTGATTTTGATACAGTAGAAGATGGCGCAGTTACTATTAGAGATAGAGATACTATGAAACAAGAAAGAATTAAGATAAGTGAATTAGAAAGTTATATTCAAAAGAGTTTAGAGTTTTAA
- a CDS encoding acyltransferase family protein encodes MNKRLNFLDIAKGISIMLVAFGHIVSNESNIIRIWLYSFHMPLFFIISGCLLNLTNNKRTLREFIMKKIPSLLLPYLSFAIINYFFLMAVAWRGHYLTLQLAIDHVVYIFKLCGRSAIWFLPCIFISEVSFKLINENISNFIIKISITTLIFIIPFFIKAQPDTLLLSLLRSCTAIGFITIGNYLFNIITKINLSNLQLVFIFLVNIFLTYVNGAVDLFELKFNNPVYYTINSIIGTLAIIFLSKKLNENKALEYYGKNSLIVMGTHIMLISVYNVTLAKIFNSYIPTFYSYAYPIIALITVISFEYGVIYFFNTYLGFLLGKHKKKQEYVNLSV; translated from the coding sequence ATGAATAAAAGATTAAATTTCTTGGATATAGCTAAGGGAATATCTATAATGCTTGTTGCATTTGGACATATTGTTTCTAATGAAAGTAATATTATAAGAATATGGCTATATTCTTTCCATATGCCTCTATTTTTTATAATATCAGGCTGTTTGTTAAATTTGACTAACAATAAACGTACATTAAGAGAATTTATTATGAAAAAGATTCCCAGTTTATTATTACCATATTTATCGTTTGCAATTATTAATTATTTCTTTTTAATGGCTGTTGCATGGAGAGGACATTATTTAACACTTCAACTTGCCATTGATCATGTTGTTTATATCTTTAAATTATGTGGACGTTCTGCAATATGGTTTCTTCCATGTATTTTTATTTCTGAAGTATCATTTAAATTAATTAATGAAAATATTTCTAATTTTATAATTAAAATCTCTATTACTACATTAATCTTCATTATCCCATTTTTCATAAAAGCTCAACCCGATACTTTATTATTATCATTATTAAGAAGTTGCACAGCTATAGGCTTTATTACAATAGGTAATTATTTATTTAATATAATTACTAAAATAAATCTATCCAACTTACAACTTGTATTTATATTTTTAGTAAATATATTTTTAACATATGTTAACGGCGCCGTTGATTTATTTGAATTAAAATTCAATAATCCTGTTTACTATACTATAAATAGTATTATAGGAACATTAGCTATTATCTTTCTTAGCAAGAAACTAAATGAAAATAAAGCTTTAGAATACTACGGCAAAAACTCACTTATAGTCATGGGCACTCATATTATGTTAATCAGTGTGTATAATGTGACCTTGGCAAAAATATTCAATTCATATATTCCAACATTCTATAGTTATGCATATCCGATAATTGCACTTATAACGGTTATATCATTTGAATATGGCGTTATATATTTCTTCAATACATATCTTGGTTTTTTATTAGGAAAGCATAAAAAGAAACAAGAATATGTAAATTTAAGTGTTTAA
- the murD gene encoding UDP-N-acetylmuramoyl-L-alanine--D-glutamate ligase translates to MRKDFREFKRFILGKKVAVVGIGVSNIPLINFLLDLGATVTAFDKKTKEELKDVATDFNNKGVKLELGAGYLDNLNGFDVVFKTPSMRIDCESLVKVKKEGAYITSEMEEFVRYTKGKVYAITGSDGKTTTTTIISKLLEEQGYKTWVGGNIGTPLFSQIEKINENDRVVLELSSFQLMTMKEEVDIAICTNLAPNHLDMHKDMEEYIEAKKNIFLYQDSKGLLIVNRENEITHDFKKEAKGIVKEFSSNREILDGSYYKEGVLYVEGKEVCKKDDIVIKGMHNVENYLAAFIATKDDVSVETMKKVAETFTGVEHRCELVREMDGVKYYNDSIASSPTRTLAGLKAFDEKVIVIAGGYDKKIPFEPLAYEGYPYIKELILMGATKDKIKTVFDKLEEEKGIKTNIKMAKSLEDAVNIAKESAEAGDIITLSPACASFDMYPNFMVRGNKFKDIVNAL, encoded by the coding sequence ATGAGAAAAGACTTTAGAGAGTTTAAAAGGTTCATATTAGGGAAAAAGGTTGCAGTTGTTGGAATTGGCGTGAGTAATATTCCTTTAATCAACTTTTTATTAGACTTAGGTGCTACAGTAACAGCATTTGATAAGAAGACTAAAGAAGAACTTAAAGATGTGGCAACTGATTTTAATAATAAAGGTGTTAAATTAGAACTTGGAGCAGGATATTTAGATAATCTGAATGGATTTGATGTAGTATTTAAGACACCATCTATGAGAATTGATTGTGAATCATTAGTTAAGGTAAAAAAAGAAGGGGCATATATTACTTCTGAAATGGAGGAATTTGTAAGATATACTAAAGGAAAAGTATATGCAATAACAGGCAGTGATGGAAAGACAACAACTACAACAATTATTTCTAAGTTGTTAGAAGAACAAGGATATAAAACTTGGGTTGGAGGAAATATAGGAACTCCATTATTTTCACAAATAGAAAAAATAAATGAAAATGATAGAGTTGTATTGGAGCTATCTAGTTTTCAACTTATGACTATGAAAGAAGAAGTTGATATTGCTATATGTACAAATTTAGCGCCTAATCATTTAGATATGCATAAGGATATGGAAGAGTATATAGAAGCTAAGAAAAATATTTTTTTATACCAAGATTCGAAAGGACTATTGATAGTAAATAGAGAAAATGAAATTACTCATGACTTTAAAAAAGAAGCAAAGGGAATTGTAAAAGAATTTAGCTCTAATAGAGAGATATTAGATGGATCATATTATAAAGAGGGTGTACTTTATGTTGAAGGAAAGGAAGTATGCAAAAAGGATGATATAGTAATTAAGGGTATGCATAATGTTGAAAATTACCTTGCTGCATTTATAGCTACTAAAGATGATGTTTCTGTGGAAACTATGAAAAAGGTTGCGGAAACTTTCACAGGTGTTGAACATAGATGTGAACTTGTAAGAGAAATGGATGGCGTTAAATATTATAATGATTCAATAGCTTCAAGCCCAACAAGAACTTTAGCTGGACTTAAAGCATTTGATGAAAAAGTCATAGTTATTGCAGGCGGATATGATAAGAAGATACCTTTTGAACCATTAGCCTATGAAGGCTATCCTTATATAAAAGAATTAATTCTTATGGGTGCAACAAAAGACAAGATAAAGACTGTATTTGATAAGTTAGAAGAGGAAAAAGGAATTAAGACTAACATAAAAATGGCTAAATCATTAGAGGATGCTGTTAATATAGCTAAAGAGTCAGCTGAGGCAGGGGATATTATTACATTATCACCAGCGTGTGCATCATTCGATATGTATCCTAATTTTATGGTAAGAGGAAATAAATTTAAAGATATAGTAAATGCGTTATAA